In one Fibrobacter sp. genomic region, the following are encoded:
- a CDS encoding phage holin family protein produces the protein MEEKKKMDHIKTLLVGIFTGLTAFLHPISGDVYSLLLVFVVNFLCGLIAAYCKGEDFDFKKAFRCVIEAAMFFVLIASIFAVGKFKGNASGALQCVSFVVYAVTYFYSVNVLRNLQNIFKQGTAAHSAVKFLYHILSVEFVKKIPYLSAYINQTIPETDGSAD, from the coding sequence AAAATGGATCACATAAAAACACTGCTTGTAGGCATCTTTACCGGATTAACGGCATTCTTGCACCCGATTTCCGGAGACGTTTACAGCCTGCTCCTGGTCTTCGTGGTGAACTTTCTGTGCGGGCTGATAGCCGCATATTGCAAGGGCGAGGACTTCGACTTTAAAAAGGCATTCCGGTGCGTTATCGAAGCGGCCATGTTCTTTGTCTTGATTGCCTCGATCTTCGCGGTCGGCAAATTCAAGGGGAACGCATCCGGGGCACTCCAGTGCGTATCGTTCGTAGTTTACGCAGTTACTTATTTCTACAGCGTCAACGTACTGAGGAACCTCCAGAACATCTTCAAGCAAGGGACAGCGGCACACTCGGCCGTGAAATTCCTATACCACATTTTAAGTGTGGAGTTTGTGAAGAAGATCCCGTACCTTTCCGCATACATTAACCAGACAATCCCAGAGACAGATGGTAGTGCTGATTGA
- a CDS encoding N-acetylmuramoyl-L-alanine amidase, translating into MVVLIDNGHGAETPGKRSPDGRVLEFSYTRLLSDWVVAMLKDENIETHLVTPENEDIKLSERCRRINEFCRERGTGNCMAVSLHINASGNGSQWMSATGWSAHISMNAGAGSKRLAECLADAAKEAGLKTRQPAADQKYWRQNLAICRDTLCAAVLTENLFMDSRSDVEYLLTEEGMKTLARIHVQAIKKYIGR; encoded by the coding sequence ATGGTAGTGCTGATTGATAACGGGCACGGGGCAGAGACCCCGGGAAAGAGGTCACCGGACGGAAGAGTCCTGGAATTCTCATACACCAGGCTCCTGTCAGACTGGGTGGTGGCCATGCTGAAGGATGAGAACATCGAGACCCACCTGGTCACACCGGAGAACGAGGACATCAAGCTGAGCGAGAGGTGCAGGAGGATAAACGAGTTCTGCCGTGAGCGAGGTACCGGAAACTGCATGGCCGTTTCACTGCACATCAATGCAAGCGGAAACGGGAGCCAGTGGATGAGCGCGACCGGGTGGAGCGCACATATATCCATGAACGCGGGAGCAGGATCGAAGAGACTGGCAGAGTGCCTGGCCGATGCAGCGAAGGAAGCCGGACTGAAAACCAGACAGCCTGCGGCCGACCAGAAGTACTGGAGACAGAACCTGGCGATTTGCCGGGACACGTTATGCGCAGCGGTGCTGACAGAGAACCTATTCATGGACAGCCGGAGCGACGTGGAGTACCTGCTTACCGAGGAGGGAATGAAAACACTGGCCAGGATTCACGTCCAGGCGATAAAGAAATACATAGGAAGATGA